The proteins below come from a single Lodderomyces elongisporus chromosome 3, complete sequence genomic window:
- the NAT5 gene encoding N-acetyltransferase 5 has product MGRNIIALDELTVNNVGVFKKINEVTLPCKYPETWYDQSLKSSDTVVQLAYYSELPVGAIKARAFNNTHPTTSPNFEELLASSVLQKTPNCIYIESFAVLEKYRGLGIGSKLLEWVIEQTKKKFIHEIIIHVHQSDEKVISWYKKRGFKEGEVAKDYYKNQGLDKPNAVILRLEV; this is encoded by the coding sequence ATGGGAAGAAACATAATAGCATTAGACGAACTTACAGTGAACAATGTTGGTGTGTTCAAAAAGATCAACGAAGTGACACTACCGTGCAAATATCCTGAGACTTGGTACGATCAAAGTCTCAAGTCCTCAGACACGGTTGTCCAATTAGCATATTATTCTGAATTGCCAGTCGGTGCAATTAAAGCACGTGCATTCAATAACACGCACCCTACTACATCGCCAAATTTTGAAGAATTACTAGCTTCTAGCGTGTTGCAAAAGACCCCCAATTGCATTTATATTGAGAGTTTTGCcgttttggaaaagtacCGAGGATTGGGAATTGGACTGAAATTATTGGAGTGGGTTATTGagcaaacaaagaaaaagtttatTCATGAGATTATAATTCACGTACATCAACTGGATGAGAAAGTGATATCTTGGTACAAGAAGAGAGGTTTCAAGGAAGGCGAAGTGGCTAAGGATTATTACAAAAATCAAGGATTGGACAAACCAAACGCTGTGATTTTAAGACTCGAGGTATAA
- the DAP1 gene encoding Dihydrodipicolinate synthase (BUSCO:EOG09264Z3D), translated as MITTIIVVLVILFFVRKIFTEFLSESANPLSASDHLNQKTIVQGKFTPKTLQRFNGKDSNKIFIAVKNRVFDVTQGAAFYGPGGPYENFAGRDASRGLALNSFDPAVLTPVDQPIDDLKDLGKLELESLESWDEHFENRYKVVGTLHENGTVTGEDNLPE; from the coding sequence ATGATTACCACAATTATTGTAGTTCTCGTCATACTATTTTTTGTTCGCAAGATATTCACAGAGTTTTTGTCCGAAAGCGCCAACCCTCTATCAGCGAGTGACCATTTGAACCAAAAAACTATAGTTCAAGGAAAGTTCACTCccaaaactttacaaaggTTCAATGGCAAGGATTCAAACAAGATTTTCATTGCAGTTAAGAATCGTGTTTTTGATGTAACGCAAGGAGCTGCATTTTATGGTCCAGGTGGTCCATACGAGAATTTTGCCGGAAGAGATGCATCAAGAGGATTGGCTTTGAACTCGTTTGATCCTGCTGTGTTAACACCTGTTGACCAACCCATTGATGATTTGAAAGATTTGGGAAAGTTGGAATTGGAATCTTTGGAAAGTTGGGACGagcattttgaaaacagaTACAAAGTTGTTGGTACTTTACATGAAAATGGTACAGTTACCGGAGAGGATAATCTTCCTGAGTAA